In Apium graveolens cultivar Ventura chromosome 10, ASM990537v1, whole genome shotgun sequence, the following are encoded in one genomic region:
- the LOC141693332 gene encoding thylakoid lumenal 16.5 kDa protein, chloroplastic-like isoform X3: protein MFNKLSKLGQAIEKNDLPTAASVLSEKSDAEWVQKTNAALVELSSSPEKKADVDTVNSSLSTLILSGLTYLVYPGAVLSRFEHLLGVYWLAGETIHKINIDQGSELGINKFDIQTVKLAEIIL, encoded by the exons ATGTTTAACAAGCTTAGCAAATTAGGTCAAGCCATAGAAAAGAATGATCTGCCTACGGCTGCTTCTGTTCTTAGCGAAAAGAGTGATGCAGAATGGGTTCAAAAGACAAATGCAGCCCTCGTCGAG TTGAGCTCTAGCCCTGAGAAAAAAGCTGATGTTGATACCGTTAACTCCTCTTTGTCTACTTTGATATTGTCAG GTCTCACATACCTGGTTTATCCAGGGGCGGTGCTTTCTAGGTTTGAGCATTTACTAGGAGTGTACTGGTTGGCTGGTGAAACTATTCACAAGATCAATATTGACCAG GGCTCTGAACTAGGCATTAATAAGTTTGATATACAGACTGTAAAACTTGCTG AAATCATTCTTTGA
- the LOC141693332 gene encoding uncharacterized protein LOC141693332 isoform X1 — MFNKLSKLGQAIEKNDLPTAASVLSEKSDAEWVQKTNAALVELSSSPEKKADVDTVNSSLSTLILSGLTYLVYPGAVLSRFEHLLGVYWLAGETIHKINIDQGSELGINKFDIQTVKLAGNLLLLIVPLLCVTVETSF, encoded by the exons ATGTTTAACAAGCTTAGCAAATTAGGTCAAGCCATAGAAAAGAATGATCTGCCTACGGCTGCTTCTGTTCTTAGCGAAAAGAGTGATGCAGAATGGGTTCAAAAGACAAATGCAGCCCTCGTCGAG TTGAGCTCTAGCCCTGAGAAAAAAGCTGATGTTGATACCGTTAACTCCTCTTTGTCTACTTTGATATTGTCAG GTCTCACATACCTGGTTTATCCAGGGGCGGTGCTTTCTAGGTTTGAGCATTTACTAGGAGTGTACTGGTTGGCTGGTGAAACTATTCACAAGATCAATATTGACCAG GGCTCTGAACTAGGCATTAATAAGTTTGATATACAGACTGTAAAACTTGCTGGTAATTTATTATTGCTTATTGTGCCGTTACTTTGTGTGACTGTGGAAACTTCCTTTTAA
- the LOC141693332 gene encoding thylakoid lumenal 16.5 kDa protein, chloroplastic-like isoform X2 has product MFNKLSKLGQAIEKNDLPTAASVLSEKSDAEWVQKTNAALVELSSSPEKKADVDTVNSSLSTLILSGLTYLVYPGAVLSRFEHLLGVYWLAGETIHKINIDQGSELGINKFDIQTVKLAVFAEIIL; this is encoded by the exons ATGTTTAACAAGCTTAGCAAATTAGGTCAAGCCATAGAAAAGAATGATCTGCCTACGGCTGCTTCTGTTCTTAGCGAAAAGAGTGATGCAGAATGGGTTCAAAAGACAAATGCAGCCCTCGTCGAG TTGAGCTCTAGCCCTGAGAAAAAAGCTGATGTTGATACCGTTAACTCCTCTTTGTCTACTTTGATATTGTCAG GTCTCACATACCTGGTTTATCCAGGGGCGGTGCTTTCTAGGTTTGAGCATTTACTAGGAGTGTACTGGTTGGCTGGTGAAACTATTCACAAGATCAATATTGACCAG GGCTCTGAACTAGGCATTAATAAGTTTGATATACAGACTGTAAAACTTGCTG tCTTTGCAGAAATCATTCTTTGA
- the LOC141693332 gene encoding thylakoid lumenal 16.5 kDa protein, chloroplastic-like isoform X4 has protein sequence MFNKLSKLGQAIEKNDLPTAASVLSEKSDAEWVQKTNAALVELSSSPEKKADVDTVNSSLSTLILSGLTYLVYPGAVLSRFEHLLGVYWLAGETIHKINIDQAC, from the exons ATGTTTAACAAGCTTAGCAAATTAGGTCAAGCCATAGAAAAGAATGATCTGCCTACGGCTGCTTCTGTTCTTAGCGAAAAGAGTGATGCAGAATGGGTTCAAAAGACAAATGCAGCCCTCGTCGAG TTGAGCTCTAGCCCTGAGAAAAAAGCTGATGTTGATACCGTTAACTCCTCTTTGTCTACTTTGATATTGTCAG GTCTCACATACCTGGTTTATCCAGGGGCGGTGCTTTCTAGGTTTGAGCATTTACTAGGAGTGTACTGGTTGGCTGGTGAAACTATTCACAAGATCAATATTGACCAGGCATGCTAA
- the LOC141690694 gene encoding uncharacterized protein LOC141690694 has translation MEEASVVRKILRAVPGKFLQIALNIEKFRDMKTMKVEEVIGRLKAHEERMKGRSESFGGQLLLTKEDWAKRTTNYGGTDQDEGGTVLLNEEKVFPDISRDGSTKSDNNLWYLDNGASHHMTGHREKFSELNKNVTGNVRFGYGSTVKIEGKGMIVFKCKNRDELKLKNVYFIPSLCNNIISLGQFSKNGNKVVLNGDNLWVYDSHGRLLMKVQRSANSWEHVLVSLVDDYSHAMWVYMLRYKDQALEIFKHFKVVVEKEAKNTIKTLRTDRGGEFNSKEFNDFCANAGIKRHLTVPYTPQQNRVIERRNRTVVGMIRSLLKEKSMPATMWGRGHETFSVQKVGLGKLDDRSEHMFYIGKEPGTKAHRFYNPTTERLHISRDVVFEEGKGWDWDHGDVKEEKAVDRFMLVNTNTNTGDDREIGTESPHTPRSSIQGITGYDFQASGNSSESGYSSESGNSSEPRKFHLISVIYDETSEIEIMDELLLLGVEEPKTFEEAKDKKNGARL, from the exons ATGGAGGAAGCAAGTGTAGTAAGGAAAATCTTGCGCGCAGTCCCTGGAAAGTTTCTTCAAATCGCCTTAAACATTGAGAAATTTAGAGATATGAAGACTATGAAAGTTGAAGAAGTAATTGGGCGTCTCAAGGCCCATGAAGAAAGAATGAAAGGGAGGTCCGAAAGCTTTGGAGGACAACTTCTGCTCACAAAAGAAGACTGGGCAAAGAGAACAACCAATTATGGTG GAACTGATCAGGACGAAGGAGGAACAGTGCTATTGAATGAAGAAAAAGTTTTTCCTGATATCAGTCGAGACGGAAGCACAAAATCAGACAACAACCTGTGGTACCTGGATAACGGTGCCAGTCATCATATGACTGGACACCGTGAGAAGTTCAGTGAGTTAAATAAAAATGTGACAGGAAATGTGCGTTTTGGATATGGATCCACCGTTAAAATTGAAGGAAAAGGTATGATTGTATTTAAGTGTAAAAATAGAGATGAGCTAAAATTGAAGAATGTCTATTTCATTCCATCATTGTGTAACAATATTATATCTCTTGGGCAATTTTCTAAAAATGGCAATAAGGTTGTACTAAATGGAGATAACCTGTGGGTATATGATAGTCATGGAAGGCTTTTAATGAAAGTGCAGAGATCAGCAAACAG CTGGGAACATGTACTTGTTTCGTTAGTCGATGATTATAGTCATGCCATGTGGGTATATATGTTGAGATACAAGGACCAGGCACTCGAAATATTTAAGCATTTCAAGGTAGTGGTAGAAAAGGAGGCAAAGAATACTATCAAAACCTTGAGGACGGATAGAGGCGGAGAATTCAACTCAAAAGAATTCAATGACTTCTGTGCAAATGCCGGTATAAAGAGGCATCTAACCGTACCTTacactccacaacaaaatagagttaTAGAGAGGCGGAATAGAACAGTGGTAGGAATGATCAGGAGTTTATTGAAAGAGAAAAGTATGCCAGCAACAATGTGGGGGAGAGGCCACGAGACATTCAGT GTTCAGAAGGTGGGACTAGGAAAACTCGATGACAGAAGCGAGCATATGTTCTATATTGGAAAAGAACCTGGAACAAAAGCTCACAGGTTTTATAACCCAACTACCGAGAGGTTACATATAAGCCGTGATGTTGTATTTGAAGAAGGAAAAGGATGGGACTGGGACCATGGAGATGTGAAAGAAGAAAAGGCGGTCGACAGATTTATGCTTGTAAATACGAACACAAACACTGGGGATGATAGAGAGATTGGAACAGAGTCTCCACATACACCAAGGAGCTCGATCCAAGGAATTACTGGATATGATTTTCAAGCGTCTGGAAATTCAAGTGAGTCGGGATATTCAAGTGAATCTGGAAATTCAAGCGAGCCCAGGAAATTTCATTTGATAAGTGTGATTTATGATGAGACTTCGGAGATCGAGATCATGGATGAACTGCTGCTGCTGGGTGTTGAAGAACCAAAGACATTTGAGGAAGCCAAAGATAAAAAGAATGGAGCAAGGCTATAA